Genomic window (Nomia melanderi isolate GNS246 chromosome 14, iyNomMela1, whole genome shotgun sequence):
GATTTGTTTAATATGTGGAAGTTTCTGCAGAGGcataaattttttttcatttttagaacATCTGAACACATTCCAACATATTGTATTGCATCTAAATTTTTCTCTACATTTGACTGTCTAAGAGGGAAAACAGTGCTATTTGGAACTGTTGAAACATTCTCAAACATGTCCGTTGCATACTGAGAGTTCTTAAAGAAATCCGTTTGTGTTTCTTCGTCGTAGAAACCAAGAACAATTGTATTTGGTTTCATTGCTCCCATTCCAGATATCCTTATTAAATGATGCAATCCTTCGCGTACAGTTTTTGTTACTGTCAATTCAACGAATGCTTTTACTTTCATATGATCAACTAAACTTAACCAATGTGGATATTCTTCAATGGTAGGATCAATATTCTGACCCAAAAATTCTCCAACTTTTACATGGCCAATTACATAAAGTCCTCcttttttcaaatcatttacAAAATCTATAAGTGGACATGCTGATCGTGGTGAAGCAACCATTAAGAGCATTTGTGGTCGCCAAAATTTCACATGATCTTTACGTGAATCaagcattaataaatattttctaacttgATGGAATATTAATGCTTGTGATATGCTTCCCCATGGTGCATTTTTACTCGGAGAAAATAAATGCAATACGATgatcaatattaaacataatattatactacTAGAAGCGTAAATACTATTTATAACAAACATCATTATTAATGTTCCAAGAAGTCCAATTGTTGCTGTGTGccatgtaaaataattaaacgttgGTCTATAGAGAAACATAAAAAGGtccaaaatgtattatataaacggttgatattactatttaatagaatacaaaaacaaattaaacggtACCTAAAGTTTGGAGCACTTGCAAGCTCAAGTCCGAGGCAAGCTAAATTGGTAGCCaaataacttaataaaaataataccgaATTAATCTGAGCTATCGTGTTCAAAGAACCGAcaagtaaaattatttgaactaAAGTCCATGATGTTAAAACTGCAGCAATTGGATTTCCTTTCCACGTTCCTTGCGTCACGAAATTTAATCCAGATCCTACAATTACCAGAAATACAGAACTTgtagtaaaatttaattgaagtaCTTTACTTGAAGTAAAATTAGTACAAGAAATTTTTTGTACGAAATTCAGACTTCAACTTACCAAATACATTATCTTTTGCTAATGCTTCTAATACTCTACTCGATCCTATTAAATTACTCAGTCCAGCACTAAATGTAGCTGTTACTATGCCAACTGCTACGAATGGTGGCCAAATATTAATTGGCAtcatgtatataaaattattttgcaacAGAAATCGACTTGTACTTGCTGCTGTAAGAATAGATAAAAGAATGTAACATATGAATGTAAACAATACTGCTGACAAAGTTCCATGTGGAATGTTTCTGCCTGGATTCTTCAGTTCACCTATacatgattataaaatattatttgtaaattgtataaaaagttatatataattacatgtaaatattaagtaaatcaatgattttgaaaattaccaCTCATATTAGCTCCAGCCATTATACCAGTTACTCCACTAAATAATACACCAAATACGCTTGCGAAACTAGTTATTGCTCCATTACTTGAATAATCATGACTATAATTTGAGTAAAGATTACTTATAAGAGTAGACGATAATAACCCTGTATAAGTACCATTGACATGTTCAGTTGCATTTTGAACAAGTGTATTTGCATCTGGAATtggtatctgtaataaaaagaatagtaCAAATGAATACTtaactgttattaataattatgtataagtAAAATGCAGCAAATCATTATAATGaacttttttatataatatattattacctCCATAGCTCCTTGTGCTAAAAAGCTTATAAAAACACTTGACAGACAAACACAAACGACAGCTAAAATAGCTACACTGGTTTTTGCAAACATTGTTGCTCCTATTAGACATACTAATAAATTGGCAGTGTTTAATacggaacaatataaaaaccgCCACCATCTACCATCTGGAATAAGAGCACTCTTGCCAGATAAATAACCAGATGGCCCAAAGTTTTCTATCAATCCTTCAGCACAACCAGAGATACAAAGTGCACTCGATACAATGTTAGCCATGAAAAATAATGTACCAATAGAACCACCAAATTCTGGTCCAAGAGTTCGACTAATCATAACTGCATGATATTTAATAAGGAAAATACCAACTCTAGTTTTATGAAATCTTAATATAAAcatcatttgaaatttttaaagaatagataatacaatattgacaataaaaattgtcactgtaaataatgattattttgaATCTTATAAAGtatgtaattaaatgaatattcgatATAAGAGTACATTGGCGTTTGATAACTTATCTTTGAACAACATGTGACCtcgttattatatataatggcTTACTAATTgctaaagataaaaataatatttagcaataaaaatgaaataatcatcCATAAAAGATACAATATGCTCCTCCTCCCTCGACTGCTCCATTTGTTGAAATTGCGCATACAGATGCTACAGTGAATAGTAAAATTCCATATGCGATTACGAATTGCGTCAAAGTTACAAGTAATCCTGCATTGCCCACAATATacccttaaatataaaatttatattttataatatggaaacgatgtaaaaataatagcatgtctaattatagaatataaaaaatacccATTCGTATGAAAATTAAGGCACTAAACATGGATAATGTAACAGGACTAAATACACCAGCAAAAGTTCCCAAGGTACGACCATTGTCTGCACCCAAACTACCAAATTCAACATATCCATCTCCTTCAGAATGTTGAGCTCTTCTAATTCTAAAGAAATTACTCAGTCTATAAAGAACACTTCTTCCATGGATTAATGGAGCTTTTTCACTCCCAATCTTAATGTGTGAAGATTCATTATTTGTTGAACCTATTTCTGATGCTATCATTTTTTTTcctaaaaatacatataaatttttatcaaatgtataatattagtaTGTAAGTAATGACGAATAACATGAAACTACGTCATTCACTTTCAATCACAGAAATGTATTCTGACAATGTATAGAATTGCAAAAACAATTATCGAGTGGTAACAATTAAGATATAACAAATATCTTTATACGAGCTATACGAACTAcataatattacattcatttacATACGTGTGCCTTTATTTACATAACACAATATCAAACTATCGTTACACGTAATTAAATCACAAACATGATGTCACCCATTGAAACGTCAAACAACGACTGACTGTACTTAAACGTAACCATTCGAGGTTATTAAACTCACGTCAAAAAATATTAAGGGTAACTCCTAATTATTGGAGAATATTTTCTTAACATGActctaataaatgtttatacatgataatatatattaatatgtatattcataataaGGCGTATTgttctttataaaaaatttaaataatataaaaattcataatttataaatcacATAAAGCACATTGGGCAATATtgtcaattaaattttctttgaatCATATTTTCTCAGAAACGCAATATACCCCATAATACATTGGACTGAATTAAAATCGGATCTAAAATACATCGCATTTACAAAGTTACATTTCATGTAacattgataatttataaataatttttatattcatcggATCTGTTacactaaaaaaattattacttaaacGCATCATAGATTGCTTGTCGCTTAGCAATTAGCATCAAATTGTGATAGAACATATATAACAAAATGGTTATGTATATAAGAAAGTTAGCTTTACCGTTATCACGATTGAATAGAATAGATTTTACATTAATTCGCCAAATGAGCACTGATCTACAATTAGATTCTGTAAAATCTTTGTCCTACAAAGAATATGGAGAACCTGCAAACGTTTTACATATTACAACACAGACTATTTCTCAGCCAGGAAATAATCAGGTAACtcgtgttttaataaaaatagaaaactaccAGTAAAATTGTTAagtaagaatttttttaattaatttaattattgattacaAAAAATCGTTCTTTATGAAGGTTTCTGTAAAATGGTTATTAGCACCTGTTAATCCAGCGGACATAAATACAATACAAGGTAAATATCCAAGTAAACCACCTTTACCAGCTATTCCAGGAAATGAAGGAGTTGGTGAAGTAATAGCTGTTGGACCCaatgtaaaaaatttaaatgttgGAGACAGAATTGTTCCAAATGGTGTAAATTTAGGAACATGGAGAACGCATGCAAATTATAGTTCAGAAGAAGTTATGAAGGTGCGAAAAAGGTTCACacataaagttttaatagatcattatattaatattgtaatttgtatCAAAATTTTAGATTCCTAAAGATGTTGGACCCATAGAAGCTAGTATGTTAAATGTAAATCCATGCACTGCTTATAGAATGTTAAAAGACTTTGTATCATTAAAACCTGGCGATACTGTGATTCAAAATGGTGGAAACTCTGCAGTAGGACAACTGGTTatacaattatgtaaaatatggaATTATAAATCTGTCAGCGTTATCAGAGACAGACCAAATTTACAGGAATTAAAGGTGAAAAAGATTAATGCGTTGTTTAGAAATTTATGTATAAGATTCGAAATTTTGTTAGGATCATTTAACCAGTTTGGGTGCAGATGAAGTTTTAACTGAGAAGGAAATAAGAAGCACTCAAATTTTTAAAAGCCAAAAATTATCACCACCAAAATTAGCTCTTAACTGTATTTGTGGACAAAATGCGTTAGATGTTATGAGACATTTAGCACATGGAGGTATTATGGTAACTTATGGTGGTATGTCCAGGGAACCTTTAACAGTTCCAACTTCTGCACTTATCTTTAAGGTATTCTtgatttaaatataatgaaaatttaaaagataattTATATCATAATTGAACctgagtaattattaataattctgtaaTGCATATAGGACATAACTTTGAAAGGATTTTGGATGACGGCATGGACAAAAgcaaatataaattctaaagaaCGTGTAGACATGTACAGTGAATTAGGAACATTATTCcaagagaaaaaattaaaagctCCGCCACATAAGTTAGTACCATTTTGTCAGTTTCAAGAGGCTGTTATAAATGCACTTAATGTCGATGGTAGAACtggagtaaaatatattttagatatgaCTAAAtcttaaattaattctttttttgagtaataggaattttataatttcttaataaaacagttacattttataaatatttagaatcttaaaatataatacaaataatatcgattcgtttattattttattaaatttatcagcgtttaatttttaatatgaaattaaaactattaagataaagaagtatttatttgtaaaaattaaaatcactTTGCTATTAcatgaagaaatatttatttatataagaagATTGTTGTATACAATAATAGACAAAATGTGCAAGAAAATTTGGTGTATTTATTGCGTAACTTAAAATTATGTCATATGAAACTATTCTACTTTTTCTAACATATCCAATATCAACATTTGGTTTTCTAAGTCATTAAGTTTATCTTCAGAAAAATCTGCACGTACATTATCAAGTTTTGCTTTATAATCTTCATTGAAcactgttttatcattttttttattaactgtATCATTTGTGTTCTCTTCTTTAGAATCAAAACtatctttttctatatttgcaTTGTCATGAtcattgtttgaaaataaatttaaagtaaatggTCTCGTATATGTAGTTTCTTCAGTCCCCAATTGAATAGCCAACATTCCTAGTTCTGCTTTTGCACcacaattttttaaacagtCTTCATTTTCTGCCTTCTGTATTAACTTTGACGTTTCACAAGACATCGCGTACCTATGTGATATTTATTGAACATATTTCTATTACAGTAACGAGtaaaagtttttttattttttacttacatGTTTTTACCTAGTAGAGTACCACGTTCACCATAAAGATTAAAAGAACCATCAGAAGAGGTTTTACGGTGCATGTCACGCAATTTCATGTCAGAAAAATCACTTTTGTTTTCTTCGTATTTTTCGTCATATTCTCGAGACGTTATATTAAAGCTACCATCATCGTTTTGCAATCCAAACCTAAGAAGAATAGACACCCTTACGCAATATAATTCTAATTCTTTTAAACAGTCACATCTAATATTCCAGACTTCGTCACAAGTTAAATCCTCGTATATCTATGTAACGAATAATGAgctatttatgaaaattcaatttaggtACATTATCTGATCAAAATATAATATGCTTACATCAATTATCATCTGATGTAGCATTCCAAGGCATCGTTGTGTGGTTGAATTGTTGACCATATCGCGCATCGCATCTGTGTGATTTAATGTTAATAGGATAACTTCTTTAGGGCCAGTAGCTGcagttaattgatatttaaccaTCATGATCATGAGATCAAATAGTTTATCCATGCTATTTGTATCAAGCTTCACAATAGATGATAATACAACACCCTCTAAAGTGGACCTTAGAGCAGGCATCCCACTTAAAGAACCTTCCTCAAATATAGAAGATAGTATTTTAGGATTAAGTAAGGCAGTGGTTACACCTTCAAGtactaaaaatgaaataaaagttttattaaattgatcTGTGGCATTAAACAAACTTGTAAGAAATGTTGTagttattataaaagaatagtAAACTTGCCTTGTACAGATTTATCAGCACTAATCTTTTGCGCTTTTAATCTTTGTTGTAAAACATATAACATTTCACCAcccatatttaaataaagaattgGTGTCACGTAGTTCGacatttttctatgaatttctTAACGTTTTTACTTTCACCAAAAACGGAAACTTTTGATCGTTGAGTACACGTAATAATGTCTCTATTCATACTGTTGTCTTGACAACAATagtatacataaaactaattgacGCAGACATTTAGAGACTGCGCGATATTTCACCCTTTGTAGCGGTGAACAaccatttttataattgtaaatcttacgtgtaaataatattatcaaaaaaaaattttcaatattttacaataatcagtacaatattatttttataattaatttatttctcaaaacacattaatatttttaatcgcaGTAAGTTATAATTGTATACATTAACTAGGAAAAACTTCTAACttataacaatgaataatttaatagtcTCAACAAATACAATACTTagcgaataatgaaatttgaaataacaatttttaatttccttaCCCCGGTCCATAACTTAACAATATAGACAtttgtatataactatacaaattattatatttggaaTGAAAGACATTTTCATAATCGcggcttttattttataacttcataaaaatatttttaaagagaaaaaagaatggTTGTCTTCTGCACTAtctattaaacaaatattgaaCAATTAATGATAATAGCTGCTTTTGTAATAGTACAAATAACAGTAACATTATtcagttataaaataatacaattggaCGGTTATATGTAACAAAAGATGTGTTTcgcgtttttacaaaaattcttaAATCTACATTGAAAATTGGCTCAGTTAAGTGGAACGGTTTAAATTGTAGAAATAATTTAGTAGCCATTTTCCTTCGgtttttttatcaattattaattactcatGTATGAAGATTCTTCTCTAACAAAATATGCCATGCATATTTATCAGTctaatattaatctataatatGTATACTCTATTGCACAGGTATATCCTTATTTCaatttgttcttttattattccgcattttatatcattttaagtACTATTTTACAGTATTATGCAATAACTGTTAATGACACCATtacattattcataattttttgagtACATAAATTCCGTGATCGAAgtcaatgtaaaaaataaaaataacataattaaaataacacaCAAGTTTTTACATAGTCATAAATGTTTTTAAGTATGtataaatgtgtaaaaaaaaaataatgtgaCAAAAGTCAAATACTCTATGCAATCGTACTTAATAATCCCCTGAAAAATCCTTAAAGgcattgttaaaaaaatttgcAAATACCCTGTACACATGTTTTATGCAATTGTATAACATTCTACTGTATAAATTATTGCACATTTGAAATATCAGGCTTTGACAAATGTCAAACTTAAGTTTAATGAAATGTGAGTAATATTacagttaaataaaaatcatttaatatttaagaaaaaatatttaattcggcATGAAATTGATTTGATTGTATGCCTTATACAGGATGGTGTATTTAAATAGAAACACttaaatatctgttatttatAGTCGCATGAAAACATTTCTTATGCCAATGTTAAACTATTTTATGGAACACATATAATgacagaatatttttttctcaaGATCATTTTTGAAGTCAACTTCGTGTTCTTAAATGGTCATTGTAAAAATCTATTTACGTTAAAAAGGCATTAGTTTACGATATATTAACACTTAACGGACGGGCCacgtatatttacattttaaatatacctTAAATATACCCGGAAACTAGGAAAGACAGGGTAGATTCCACCTGTCCGCTAAGTATTAATTGCAATACTGTAAAGTGGTCAATCAATGGTACAGTACTTATTTTCTTAAAGTTGATATTTAAACATATACATATGCTATAGCTTGAATGCAAAGATTTactgtatattaaaattaaaatatccataagaataattacttttttatatgaaaattttaatggcCTTTTGAGGATGAAGATTTATGTCAATtaatgcattaaaaaatatatgattctaAGTTAAtcttaaaacattatttaagtaaatattacCTTGAGAAAAAATGTTTGTCCAAAGTCGTTATGTATATAAAgaattttgaagtatttttatttaaatgtgcCATGCTGTATATGTAAAgtgtaatgtaaataatgtcATGTTACCTTACAATTTGCAGAAAATTTTCAAGTACACATATGTATCAGtcctataattttttaaataaattagcaTAAAAGAAATTACTTGGTTTGTAATCTCACTTGCGCaaatgcaaataataaataaccttacttttaatatgttttaacacattatattatcaatgtaacaaatataaagttTGTTCGAAGAatgcaaaattaatttcttttgatttttaaacTCTTCACTTGAAATAGGTAAATACGTTGCTTTGCTTTCAGAAGACTCTTTTATAATACATGGGGGTAATGAATTTTTTTCACTCCTCATAGAAATATCACAAtcgtttcttattattttatgtatatacctGATCCTCCATTTACACGGACTCTTTTTACGTGAGTCTTTTTTTTTACTCggtaaattagaaaactatttacgcggtagtttttaagCACGGTTTGAATTTaataacaccgaataaaatgtatgttttttttctgaaatgttattattatttattatttattttgtttggctatttattcgcgtaaaacgaatccacgtggaacggattttccggtaaatcgagggtcaggtgtatatatgtatatgtatatatgtatatattgtatatacatatttatatacctTTCTTCTTAAGAAACTTCTGGGAGTTACATTGTTTGGTTTAGTtcaagtaataataatgatcaaaTCAGTAATATTtcggaattttttaaaacatgtttCTAATTGAAGTTTCTCATTTCACGAAAGTATTATAACTTACGATTTTACTTATAAGTTATATGTCCAAGTACCTTTCGCCGATTGAATATATCGAAGTGGTACAATTGTATTCCTAACGTCGGGGCTTTTCGACCTTCTTACACAATCTTGGCTTAAAACTCTACATCCCGGACTCAAAGTTAAACCAGTGTATCCACGAGGAATACTGTCGCTACTTGCCACTCTTCTAACATCATTGGTTTTTCTTTCTTCGTAATTACTTACAGACATTAAATTATCCGGCACAGAATCTCTCAGCTTGTACGCAGATTGGTTATTCCCAAAATACCTTGGGCTTGGGTCTATCGATACATTTTTTGGACTTCGTATGGAACTGGCGTCGGCGGATCCATTGCGACGAATTTGTCGTTTTTCAATGGTATCATCGATTAAATGTCGATCACATGTCTGATGACTGAGATTGGAATTTGCATCATTGTCAACGCACTGGCAAGGCATTACCGTAGAATCAAGAGAATCTGAAAATTCTGGACTCGGGATTGAAGATACACTGCCCATTTGAGAGATGACAACCGTCCCCTGAGGGTTTTGGGGACGGTGTCAGAAACATCATTCCTCTAATTCATCCATTCGATTTCTAACAGCCATTTCTACCACTTCCAAGCTTGGATAGTCAAGCTCTTTAACTAAGCATAACACAGCTGATAGTATATTTGAGTTCTATAATCAGAAAGTGAATAATGCATTACTTGTTCGTCGGTATGTTACCAAATTTAACAAAAACTTACCCTTGTAACAGGCCTTCTGTGATAATGAAATTGTGATCTACATTTTTCTTTGTCAGAATGTCTTACCCATCCAGGCATTTGGTTTGTGTCTTCctgtaattatacaaaattattttctcttatattaatttgtacacaaatgaattcaaataatttgcaattttatttctaacCCTCTCAACATTTTGATGAACCGTCATTCTTCTAGGTTGAAGCGGTGGTTGTTGTTCTTCATATTCTGCATTTATCCTCTGTTCATGGTGCTCTTCGTATTCTGGTTTGTGTCTGTTatcatattcataattatttctatctGAACGTCTATCGTCCATTGGTTCATTCAAAGAGTATTGTGTACGTGGAGACGTTGGTGCGTATGCTCGTTGAGATGTTTCATTGTTACTATATTCCGTATAAGTTCGTCTTTCATCATATTCTCCATTATGTCTTGAAACCGCTGGTCGTTCATCATATtcctaaaaattataaaaaacacaatgaaatttctgtatatGCATTTAAAACcaataatcacatttattcgtagtttatttttgtaaaataaagcaAGTACCAtagaagtatttaatttttaattttacatttcatttgaatgctTTAAATACATTACTATGTAACATAGCGTACACGTAATAATTCGCCAGGAACagaatacatttaattatcaaAAGTAGATAATTAAAAGTCAACGTTTTTGGTGAATTATCCTATATACATATGTTAATTGTCAATGTCGTTATACGTAATCTACTTGCTAGAGAAAACTACGTTAAAGTAAAGTAACTGCTCTAATTGAgatacattaatataaatataattgatgaATATACAAGAACTATCAAGGTAACACTAAAGAAACTATCACGTTGCAAAAAATTCTgcaattctgtaaaatataccTTAATGATTTCAATAGTGTTAGTGGTCATACTTTCACTGATGTTGCGTGACTCTGTACATACAGTGTCATCTTTGTTGTGACTCTTTGACTGTCCATTCTGTTGCTGTTAGTATACGAATGCAGATAAAAGGAGCAATGATATAATCAagcttatttattaaatatcaagttagTTGATTGTTCTGCTTGGTAATTACTAAGTAAAAGAGTAAGTATCACACTAAATCTAACATAAATATAAcgctaattatataataattatatctctatagcaaataattataattctaaataCGTTGatcataatttcatttcttataattttaaacaacagAACATGTTAACGCATTCGCGACCGGCAGATTTTTCGGTTTTCTAATACTCATTgttagtgaaaatgaaaaaaatcttaagctaattgccacaaatttctgattttaaaacaagaacaaaaaatcgaaaatttgttttaaaatattaagtctTGTAACGATCTAttacttgaaaattattatatttgaaaaaacgtgaattcacgtcaacggtcgcgaacgcgttaagatggaaatattttcatgcaagatatttatgtatgtacataataaTTGGTTGACTTACATCATACGTATACTGATTAATTTGTGAATAGCGATGGGATGGTGAAGCATTATAGTTTGCATTTCTACGATCTGATTCATGATATTCTTCTTGAGTATGCTGTGTCTCTTCAAAACTTCTCTATAAACAATTGTCAAAGTAAGAAATTATCCttatataacataaaaatataatagatactATGATATATATGTTCATGagagtaaatgaaaaatatgattataacagctttgaaaaattattataaaggaAATTATAATAGCCGGCGAtagtttaaattttttattacctGATCACTTGAGGAACTATATCTTCGATGATGTATCACTTCTGTTTCTTCGATATATTCAGTGACAATATCCTAATTGCGtaaatgttattgaaatgtTAGGATGTTTGTTAAGGACATATTAACATGATAACATATGTTTCAATAAACTTATTTTAGTaacagtaaataaaattcaaactgtATTGATGAAAACTGAAATGGTTAatcttgaaatatataattatttaatgtgtaTCACCTTCGTATTATGAAACTCCCAGGTATAAACTCTCAGTTCTTATCAATAGTAGCAAGTGATCACTAATGATCGGTAAatgatatatattaataataaagtcaagtgaatgttttaaataaaatatttgatgataaaatacttgaaaatgttttataagaatgcatagaaaaatattgttttaagagCAATCTTACTTCTGGACTGACTGCATCTGATTGAGGTGGAGATGCATCAGTATCAAGAGGATGAACTAGAATATGACCTCGTGTTAATGCTGTTTGCACTTCTTCCGCTGAAACTACCTTGTCATCAAGTTTTTGTAAATTTGGTAGAGCTCTAAGAACTGCTAATCGATacctaataaaaattttttgatTAAAACTCTGCTACGAAGTTGGTATGTTAATTGTTAATGCAAAATACATTACCCTTCTTTCTCAGCACAAGGATTTTCGCCAAGCCATAAATTTCGTAGATTTGGTAAACCTTGAAGATAACAAACTTCATTCAAgtctttaatattattcttccttATAAACAAATCTTGAAGACTTAGACAATATTGGAAATCGGCAAGAGTACTAATATTGTTCACActgaaaatgaatttgaataataaaaattatacttatTATGTTAAGAATCAtcacataaaatataattaggTAATACACATACATGACTtgaattttgtaacaaaattggaaaatataaaatttcatgtacACACGCACATAGAttacattgaaatataattgttgttcaaattatacttaaaataggaaaaaatatttgtatgaatTACATACATAAAAATGATACAACATTGTACCCTATATTACTTCCactaattgtaataaaatctattaactcaattaaaatttttataacagcttttatataattatatatctattattgttttcaaataaaaatataaaatattttatatagttaaaggtaaaatttgaattctttttccCTCATCACAGCAAGATATATTACAATGAATTCAAAATGTGTGGGTAGAACAACTTCTTCATAAGTAGGTTGTTCTTGTGATCTTGAGTTTTTCACAGACCTGTCCATAGTAGGAGTGCATTAGAGTTTCTGTGATATGTAAACAGATTTGAGAAACTTA
Coding sequences:
- the LOC116429037 gene encoding uncharacterized protein LOC116429037 isoform X2, with translation MVKLTEEMVVARTRVSDFSAVKKLNCWGTELTDVSILRKMKNVEVLSLSVNNISTLADFQYCLSLQDLFIRKNNIKDLNEVCYLQGLPNLRNLWLGENPCAEKEGYRLAVLRALPNLQKLDDKVVSAEEVQTALTRGHILVHPLDTDASPPQSDAVSPERSFEETQHTQEEYHESDRRNANYNASPSHRYSQINQYTYDQQNGQSKSHNKDDTVCTESRNISESMTTNTIEIIKEYDERPAVSRHNGEYDERRTYTEYSNNETSQRAYAPTSPRTQYSLNEPMDDRRSDRNNYEYDNRHKPEYEEHHEQRINAEYEEQQPPLQPRRMTVHQNVEREDTNQMPGWVRHSDKEKCRSQFHYHRRPVTRNSNILSAVLCLVKELDYPSLEVVEMAVRNRMDELEE
- the LOC116429037 gene encoding uncharacterized protein LOC116429037 isoform X4 → MVKLTEEMVVARTRVSDFSAVKKLNCWGTELTDVSILRKMKNVEVLSLSVNNISTLADFQYCLSLQDLFIRKNNIKDLNEVCYLQGLPNLRNLWLGENPCAEKEGYRLAVLRALPNLQKLDDKVVSAEEVQTALTRGHILVHPLDTDASPPQSDAVSPEDIVTEYIEETEVIHHRRYSSSSDQRSFEETQHTQEEYHESDRRNANYNASPSHRYSQINQYTYDEYDERPAVSRHNGEYDERRTYTEYSNNETSQRAYAPTSPRTQYSLNEPMDDRRSDRNNYEYDNRHKPEYEEHHEQRINAEYEEQQPPLQPRRMTVHQNVEREDTNQMPGWVRHSDKEKCRSQFHYHRRPVTRNSNILSAVLCLVKELDYPSLEVVEMAVRNRMDELEE
- the LOC116429037 gene encoding uncharacterized protein LOC116429037 isoform X3 encodes the protein MKFYIFQFCYKIQVIVNNISTLADFQYCLSLQDLFIRKNNIKDLNEVCYLQGLPNLRNLWLGENPCAEKEGYRLAVLRALPNLQKLDDKVVSAEEVQTALTRGHILVHPLDTDASPPQSDAVSPEDIVTEYIEETEVIHHRRYSSSSDQRSFEETQHTQEEYHESDRRNANYNASPSHRYSQINQYTYDQQNGQSKSHNKDDTVCTESRNISESMTTNTIEIIKEYDERPAVSRHNGEYDERRTYTEYSNNETSQRAYAPTSPRTQYSLNEPMDDRRSDRNNYEYDNRHKPEYEEHHEQRINAEYEEQQPPLQPRRMTVHQNVEREDTNQMPGWVRHSDKEKCRSQFHYHRRPVTRNSNILSAVLCLVKELDYPSLEVVEMAVRNRMDELEE
- the LOC116429037 gene encoding uncharacterized protein LOC116429037 isoform X1, coding for MVKLTEEMVVARTRVSDFSAVKKLNCWGTELTDVSILRKMKNVEVLSLSVNNISTLADFQYCLSLQDLFIRKNNIKDLNEVCYLQGLPNLRNLWLGENPCAEKEGYRLAVLRALPNLQKLDDKVVSAEEVQTALTRGHILVHPLDTDASPPQSDAVSPEDIVTEYIEETEVIHHRRYSSSSDQRSFEETQHTQEEYHESDRRNANYNASPSHRYSQINQYTYDQQNGQSKSHNKDDTVCTESRNISESMTTNTIEIIKEYDERPAVSRHNGEYDERRTYTEYSNNETSQRAYAPTSPRTQYSLNEPMDDRRSDRNNYEYDNRHKPEYEEHHEQRINAEYEEQQPPLQPRRMTVHQNVEREDTNQMPGWVRHSDKEKCRSQFHYHRRPVTRNSNILSAVLCLVKELDYPSLEVVEMAVRNRMDELEE
- the LOC116429037 gene encoding uncharacterized protein LOC116429037 isoform X5, with product MVKLTEEMVVARTRVSDFSAVKKLNCWGTELTDVSILRKMKNVEVLSLSVNNISTLADFQYCLSLQDLFIRKNNIKDLNEVCYLQGLPNLRNLWLGENPCAEKEGYRLAVLRALPNLQKLDDKVVSAEEVQTALTRGHILVHPLDTDASPPQSDAVSPERSFEETQHTQEEYHESDRRNANYNASPSHRYSQINQYTYDEYDERPAVSRHNGEYDERRTYTEYSNNETSQRAYAPTSPRTQYSLNEPMDDRRSDRNNYEYDNRHKPEYEEHHEQRINAEYEEQQPPLQPRRMTVHQNVEREDTNQMPGWVRHSDKEKCRSQFHYHRRPVTRNSNILSAVLCLVKELDYPSLEVVEMAVRNRMDELEE